One window from the genome of Glycine soja cultivar W05 chromosome 12, ASM419377v2, whole genome shotgun sequence encodes:
- the LOC114378072 gene encoding vascular-related unknown protein 1-like isoform X1: MSSITKAPPSSNDDMSTEESGWTTYFDDFFNNHVVDNNKCSMSLSDGIASSSLVSDAASLVDKKVAHSKQVEEFYVNRNVKSSCLKKRKDAITALIDDSLEDTATSPLNSPKVLYVNQKIDKANRRK, encoded by the exons ATGAGTTCCATAACCAAAGCTCCTCCTTCCTCTAACGATGATATGTCAACTGAGGAGAGTGGTTGGACCACGTACTTTGATGACTTCTTCAACAACCATGTTGTTGATAACAACAAGTGTTCCATGTCTTTATCCGATGGTATAGCTAGCTCCTCCCTTGTCTCCGATGCTGCTTCTTTGGTAGACAAAAAAGTGGCTCATAGCAAACAAGTTGAGGAGTTTTATGTGAATAGAAATGTCAAGAGTTCATGtttaaagaaaaggaaggatgcAATAACGGCTTTGATTGATGACTCTTTGGAAGATACGGCAACTTCTCCTCTTAATAGTCCCAAG GTTTTGTATGTGAATCAGAAGATTGACAAGGCAAACAGACGGAAGTAG
- the LOC114378072 gene encoding vascular-related unknown protein 1-like isoform X2 gives MSSITKAPPSSNDDMSTEESGWTTYFDDFFNNHVVDNNKCSMSLSDGIASSSLVSDAASLVDKKVAHSKQVEEFYVNRNVKSSCLKKRKDAITALIDDSLEDTATSPLNSPK, from the exons ATGAGTTCCATAACCAAAGCTCCTCCTTCCTCTAACGATGATATGTCAACTGAGGAGAGTGGTTGGACCACGTACTTTGATGACTTCTTCAACAACCATGTTGTTGATAACAACAAGTGTTCCATGTCTTTATCCGATGGTATAGCTAGCTCCTCCCTTGTCTCCGATGCTGCTTCTTTGGTAGACAAAAAAGTGGCTCATAGCAAACAAGTTGAGGAGTTTTATGTGAATAGAAATGTCAAGAGTTCATGtttaaagaaaaggaaggatgcAATAACGGCTTTGATTGATGACTCTTTGGAAGATACGGCAACTTCTCCTCTTAATAGTCCCAAG TAG